In the genome of Terriglobia bacterium, the window CCGCAAGAAGAGCAATGCGAATTGAAGTGCACGCTGGGCGCCCGTTTCGAGCCGGTCGCCATCGGACGGCTCGAGCGTTTCGTCGCCGATTGGGCGAGAGCGCATATGGCCGAGGAGATCCCGACGATGCGACCCTCCAATGGCAAGAAGGTCGCCGTGGTGGGCTCAGGACCTGCCGGCCTGACCCTGGCGGGAGACTTGATCCAGTTGGGCTACCAGGTCACTATTTTCGAGGCGCTGCACAAGGCGGGAGGAGTTCTCGTTTATGGCATCCCTGAATTCCGTCTCCCCAAGGCGATCGTGCAAAAAGAGATTGACTACCTGATCAAGATGGGCGTCGAGCTGCAGACCAGCGTTGTCATCGGAAAATCCCTGACATTGACGGAATTGATGACCGAATTCGGTTTTGATGCCGTGTTCATTGGCACCGGCGCGGGTCTCCCTTCCTTCATGAAGATTCCGGGAATCAATTTGATTGGCGTTTATTCTGCCAACGAGTATCTCACCCGGTCCAATCTGATGAAGGCCTATCGATTCCCGGAATACGACACCCCCGTGATCCGAGGCCGCCATGTGGCGGTCGTGGGAGGTGGCAATACCGCGATGGACTCCATCCGAACCGCGTTGCGCCTGGGCGCCGAGAACGCCTACCTGGTGTACCGCCGCTCCCGGGCAGAAATGCCGGCTCGCAAGGAGGAAGTGGAGCACGCGGAAGAGGAGGGCGTCCAATTCCACATGCTGACCAATCCGGTCGAGATCCTCGGCGATGAGAAGGGCCGCGTCCGGAGCATGCGGGTCCAGAGGATGGAACTCGGCGAACCCGATGAATCCGGGCGCCGCAAGCCGATTCCTTTGTCCGGCTCTGAATTCGAATTGACCGTCGATACCGTCGTAATGGCGGTGGGTCAGGGAGCAAACCCCGTCCTGACGTCCACCGCGCCGGATCTAAAAACAAATAAGTGGGGGAACATCGTCGCCGATCCCGAGACAGGGGCGACGAACATCCCGGGAGTCTTTGCGGGAGGGGATATTGTCTCGGGTGGTGCAACCGTCATTCTGGCGATGGGCGCGGGGCGAAAAGCCGCACGGGCTATCGACCAGTATCTCCGGGAACGAGACCTGGCCACTGCGCCGCAAGCGCTGGAGACCGAAGAAAGCACGGTTCCTAACTGACGACCGGTGTCGCGCGGGTGACTTTGGAAGTCCACGATCCATCCAGTCAGGAATACTTGAATGCAACCCACGCTTGAGTTAGCCCGTCCTAATGAACCTGATCGCCGGGCGCTCGGCCCTGCTCTGAGCCGGATGGGCCTTCCGTGGAACAAGGAGGCTAGAAGAAAATGTCAGTGATTGTGAATCACCGTGATAAGTATTCCTTCGAGGCCCATACACGGAATCATCTGATCCTGAGCGATCAGCCAACTTCTTCTGGAGGCGGCGACTCGGCCATGACCCCCAATGAGCTGTTCGTCTCCTCCTTGGGCCTGAGCATGGCAGTCTATATCCAGCACTTCTTCCGGGCCCGGAACCTGCCCGGAGATCGGTTTTCGCTTCACCTCGACTGGGAGCAGGAGGAAAATCCGACCCGGATTTCCAAAGTGAGTGCCTGCATTCATCTGCCCCCTGAGGTGCCCGAACGTTATCGAGAAGCCCTGCGCCACGCCGCGGAATCCTGCCCTCTCGAGCACACGTTGCGGTCTGCACTCAAGATTGAAGTCCAAATCGGGTAAGGGAGTCCAATGAACAGAGACTCAAAGGAGGTGATCGAGTTGAGCGGCCGACGAGGTTATTTTCCTCTGGATTCGGCCCTCGGACGCATTTTCTTTCGGATCAGACTTCGCATCTGAGACCGCGAAGGAACTTTGCTTCAAGCCAGTCCTCATAGCGTTGTTTCATTCAAAGGCATGAGACGGGTTCTCAGGCCCGGATGGATGAAAATCCAAGGGGAATTCATCCGAATGCGATCAGAAATCAATGAAAGGCTGAGTGTTGATCTTCGATATCAGTAGACCCCGGTTCTTTCGTAATGGGATTTTCCAGAGTTAAACACGAACGGCAAACCTCTCCAGAAAGGAAACATCATGACACCCACTATGACTCAAGAGTTAACGGAAACCTTGAATGCCTTCGAGATTGCCCAGAAACAGTTCGCCGATGCGGCGGACATTTTAGGGCTGGACGAAGGTGTTCGCAAGAAGCTCAGAACTCCCGAACGATGTCTAACCGTCGCCATCCCCACCCGGATGGACGACGGCCGTCTTGAGGTTTTTGTCGGACATCGGGTACAACACAACACCACCCGCGGCCCCGCTAAGGGCGGGATCCGTTTTCATCCCAACGTCACCCTGGATGAAGTCAAAGCTCTGGCCAGCTGGATGACTTGGAAGTGTGCGACGGTCGGCATCCCCTATGGCGGCGCTAAGGGCGGCATTACCTGCAACCCGAAGGAGATGTCCCAAGGCGAACTGGAACGAATGACCCGCCGCTATGCCTCGGAGATCTCGATCATTATCGGACCTGAAAAAGACATCCCTGCACCGGATGTGTACACCAATGCTCAGACCATGGCCTGGATCATGGATACTTATTCCATGAACAAGGGCTATGCGGTGCCTGGCGTGGTTACCGGAAAGCCTCTGGCGTTGGGTGGATCGCTCGGCCGCAATGAAGCCACCGCCCAGGGTTGCGTTTACATCATTGAAGAAGCCGCTAAGAAACTGGGCATCGATTTGAAGACCGCCACTGCCGTGATTCAAGGGTATGGGAATGCCGGATCCATCGCGGCCTACCTCCTTCATGACCTCGGAGTGAAAATCATCGCCGTCAGTGACTCCCGGGGAGGCATCTTGAACACCCAGGGTTTCGATCCGAGAAAAGTATTGGAGTTCAAGAATCAGACCGGCTCGGTCGTGGGTTTCCCGGGCACCGAACCGATCTCCAATGAAGAGATCCTCAAGCTCAAGTGCGACATCCTGGTCCCGGCAGCCCTCGAAAACTGCATTACTCTGAAGAACGCTGCCAAGATCAATGCGAAGATCGTGGCGGAGGCGGCGAATGGACCGACCACGCCGGGCGCCGACGAGATTCTCTTCGACCGCAAGATCGTCGTCCTTCCCGACATTCTCGCCAATGCCGGCGGAGTCACGGTCAGCTACTTCGAGTGGGTACAGAACGTTCAGGAACTGTACTGGGATATCGAGGACGTGAACTCCCGCTTGAAGAAGATTATGACCCGCAGCTTTAACGACGTTTACGCCATCCACAAGGACAAGAAGATCAACATGCGGAAGGCGGCCTATGTACTGGCAGTCGGTCGTGTGGCAGAGGCCTTTAAGTTGCGCGGCCTGTTTCCATGATCGGGTGCTGCATTCGTTTGAAGTCGCACGTTTCCTCAGCAGAAGGCCCGGGACATCGAGCGGCCTTCGTATGAGTGCATAGAATGTTCCCGAAAGGACGGCGCCGAGAAGGCAGAATTTGTGCCGTCCTTTTGGGACCTCTTCGCAGGTCTCGACTCGGCCCCGCACCGCCCCAAGAACGAGATAATTTGTATCCCCGGATAAGGAGAAAAAGAAGACCGTAGGGGTAGCGACCGACGATCTTTTCTAAATATGCGCCTGGACCTCACACTCAACAACTTCCGCAACCAGCGGGTCATCATTCATGCCAAGCATGATTCCATCTCCATTTGTCTGAACCACTTCAACAACAGCCTCAACTTCGACCGTGAAGGACGGATGATCTCCGTTTTTCTGAATGGGCATACCTTCCAACGCAGCGAAGACAATCGGTATCTGGTCAAATGGAAGACCGACAAGTTGGGTTCCCCGCTAACCATGCGCCGCTCCCTGGAACCGAAAGAGATCCAGGAGTTTTTCACCAACGCGCGGGAGACCGTTCGTGAGGTTCTCGAGGCCTTGCAGCTGCAGAAAATGAAGGCTCTGATTGAGCAGCATATCCCGGTGAGTGAAGCCAAAGCGGTTCAGGAGTGGATGCAGCGAATTCTCTCCTACACCCTGGATCGTTACGCCGAGCGAGCCAAGGAATTTCTTCAGATCTATAAACCGATCAGTATCCTCCCGCCCGACCAGTACCGCTCGCTGGTGGTCCAGGGGACTGAAGGGTGCCATTACAACCAGTGCAGCTTTTGCACCTTTTACAAGGACCGCGAGTTCCGAATCAAGACGCCCGCGGAGTTTCGAAAACATCTCAAGGACGTCCGGAATTATTACGGGGAATCCCTCCGCCTGCGCCGGACGATTTTTCTCGGTGACGCCAACGCCATCGTGACGCCCCAGAAAACCCTCCTGAAGTTTCTCGACGCCCTCAATGAGGAGTTCGATATCACCCCGCCCGGCATGGAGAAAGAAGACCGCACCCTTTGGAAGAAAGCCCATCCCATCCACTTCAACGGGATCGTGTCCTTCATGGATTGCTTCTCCTCCAAGCAAAAGACGGTCGAGGAATTCAAGGAGATGGCAGCTCGAAATCTCAAACGAGTCTATATTGGAGTCGAGACGGGAAGTGATCCCCTCCTGGCCTTCCTCAATAAACCCGGCCGGAGTGAAGAGATTCGCGAAGCCGTGGAGCACGTCAAGAAGGCCGATCTGTCCGTGGGGTTGATTATTATGGTGGGGATTGGAGGAATGAAGTTCAATGCGGACCATATCGAAAAAACGGTCAAGCTGTTGCGCTCCCTCCCGCTGAACGAGCACGATCTGATTTATTTCTCTGAATTTGTACAACTTCCGGAGATGCCCTATACGCGCAAGGCCACGGAAGAGCGAATCCGACCGCTTTCACCCACTCAAATCAAGACCCAAATGACCCTGATGCGCCAACAACTCCGAGCTAATTATCCGATCCCACCGGCGAAGCTCTCGGTCTACGACGTCAGGGATTTCATGTACTGATCTGGCCTTCCCCATAATTTTCTTGCGTCCTCTATTCGTCGGTCCTTCCCTCTTCTCATTTCGTGCTCTGGGACCCGCCTTCTGGAGCTTCTCCTCGATCTTCGAAGCGGCACCAAGAGATCGCCCTGGCACGCTCTTGGAGTGGATTACTCCCGCTCCCCCTGGCTGGAGGGCTGCGGCGTACATCCAGTATTTTTCACCGCCATTTTTGCCTCAGGCGCCCCGACTGGCATCAAAACCTCGAAAAGCTACCAAGAGTGCCTCTCCCTTTTGGTCGCGGGTTCGGAACGACCGGGAGTGCAATCATCCCAAGTAAAAAGTCCGATTATTCCCTGCTTGGGGGTCAAAATGTCCTCTCTACCATCTTGGCCGGACCATTTCATACCTGTCAAATTTTCCACCTCCGAACCCTTTTTTTGCAACCTCTCGATGAAACACTCTGTTGCACTGCAACGGTGGCATTCCGAGGCTTCCGGTATTAGCATTTTCAATTTCAGCTAATCCTTTGATTCTAAATATAATTCTTACGCAGCCTTTTCTTTGACTTCCAGACTTCATTGGCGTACGAATTGCTGAATCTGTATGTGAATTATTGCACTAAGGTTCGCCATTGCCAGCAGTTCGGTGCAATGGCAGACGGAATGCTTACGAATCGAACATTGAAGCAAGGAAGTAGTTGCAAATGATTAATGACAACTCCGGTCTAGATTGGCTAGAATTTGCCCTTGCTTCAAGCTCGCCTCTCTTAAGGCTGCACGTTCAAGTTGTCATTCCCGGAAACACCCAGCTTCTTTGAGCATTCCACCTAGTATGAACTACAAGGAGATTACTATGACCTCATCCACGAGCCCGCTGAAAGCGATCAAAATGACGCTCATCAGCGGCTTGGTGCTTGTAGGACTTGTGGGCGCCTTTTCCCTATCCTTCTCGAAATCGGCAAAGCCCGACAAGGGAAAAACTCCGCAGGCTACATCGGCGAATTACAAGGCGGAGGATTATGTCGGGGCTGAGACCTGCAAGACCTGCCACGAAGAGATATACAACAACTTCCAAAAGACGGGCCACTTCAAGCTGACGCGATATGGAAACTGGACGGCCGACAACAAGGGCTGCGAGGCCTGTCATGGCCCGGGCAAAGCTCACGTGGATGCAGGTGGCGATAAGACCAAGATCCATACGTTCGAGGACCAGTCAGCCAAACAGATCTCTGAAACATGTCTCCGTTGCCACGCCGGAAAAGAGGAGCACAACAACTTCCGCCGGGGGGAACACTGGCGGAATGATGTGAGCTGTATCAACTGCCATGCGCCGCATTCGGCGACGGCGACGGCTCAGAAGATGCTGGTCCAGAAAGAGCCGATGCTGTGCTTCTCCTGCCACAACGAAATCAAAGCGCAATTCGCCATGCCTTTCCGTCACAAGGTCATCGAAGGCACCATGAAGTGCACCGACTGCCACAATCCTCACGGAGGGTTTGAACAAAAGCAGGTGAGGCTGGCAACCGGCGGCGACGCCCCCTGCATGAAATGTCACGCGGACAAACAGGGACCCTTTGTATTTGAGCATGCCCCGCTGAGGGAAGAGGGTTGCACGATTTGCCATATCCCGCACGGGTCGAACAATGCAAAACTGCTGAAACGCAATGAGGTGCGGATCCTCTGCCTGGAGTGCCACAGCAATGCCGGCACGGTGGGAGCCCCTGATACCCCCTCGTTCCACAACCAGGCGACCGTGCGCTTCCAGAACTGCACTACGTGTCATGCCAAGATCCACGGGTCGAATCTCGATCGATTCTACTTCCGCTGAGGCTTGAGGGGCTTATACCGCTAACGATATTTTGGGAGAAACGCACATTATGAAAAATAAAATCGGATTCACGCTTTTGATCGTGCTGGGGATCGCGCTGGGAGCCTTGGTGGTCCGTGCACAATCCACTCCCCCCTCCGGCGAAACGATCCTGGGGAATTATACCGTGACCCAGGACGCCGAGTTCGGGGTGCGGTTTTTGGGCAGAGATGGGAATGACAACAAATACCGCAACGATCTGAATTACGGCCGCGGTTTCCGGCTCTTCAATTACGATTTCCTGGCGCGGTCGAAGGACGGCGACGGAGGCTTATTCGATTTATTCCGCGTCACAGCCCTCGGCTGGGGCGGAGATCCCAACGAGTATTTGCGGGTGGATGTCGAGAAGAACAAGTGGTACCGCTTTGATGCGAACTTCCGCCAGTTTGACTACTTTAACAACCTCACGAACCTGGCCTTGAATCAGCACCTCGCCGATAACAACCGAAAATTCGGTGATTTCAATCTGGCGCTCTTCCCCGACAATCAGCGCTTCAAGTTTTATGTCGGTTACACGATGGACCAAAGCAACGGGAATGCGATCACCACGTACGATTATCAGCGCGATGAGTTCCCGATCCTGTCCCCCATCCGGTCCGTGGCCAACGACTGGCGGGTTGGTTTTGATGCCAAGTTGTGGGTGTTTGATGTTTCTTTTCTCCAGGGCTACAGAATTTTTAAAGACGACACGACTTATGTGGTTCCCTCCCTCAATGTGGGGAACAATCCGACCAACACGAGCGTGATCAATTTCCTGCAGCGGGATGTCCCCTCGCGCACTCACATGCCCTTTACCCGCTTCAGTGCCCATACGCTGATCAAGAAGAAGCTCGACTTTACCGGTCGGTTTATCTATACGACCGGAACCACGACGTATAACCTTGCGGAGCTCGTGAAGGGGGTCGATGCCTCGGCCAACAATATTCTCCTGGATCTTTTCCAGGGGGCCGGGAGCGCCCGGCGGCCTAACGGGATTGGTGACTTAGGCATAAGTCTGTTCGCCACCGACCGATTGACCATCTCGGAGACGTTCCGAGTGAACAGTTTCCGCATTACGGGCGGGGCGAACATCCTCGAATCCTTGTTCCGCAATCGCACCACCGCTTTTGGAACAACCACCCTTCCGCCTCTCTTTACCCCCAGCCTGACCTTCGAGCTGGTTGGATATCGTCTGTTCTCCAACTACGTTGAGGGGGACTACAAGTTCAGTTCGAGATTCTCCGGCCATGTCGGCTATCGTTATACGGCGCGGCGAGTGGAGTTGGGGACCTCGATTCAACCCCCTCTGGGAACGCCGCTCGATACCGACACACAGTTCAACCACACCAATTCGGTGATTGTGGGGTTCAAGGCGCGTCCCGCTTCCATCTGGACTGTCTTTTTTGACTTTGAGCGGGGCACGGCCGACAACGTGTTTACCCGGCTCTCCAATTACAACTACAACAACTTCCGCGTGCGCACCAGCGTGAAACCAACCAAGACGCTCACTTTCAATGCCTCGATGGTGACCCGGGACAATAACAATCCCGCGCTCACGCTGGCGGGCCAGAATTTTGGTGTGGATTCCAAGGGACGGATTTTCAGCGCCTCCGCGGATTTCACGCCCAGCTCCAAGTTCTCTCTTACCGCGGGCTATACCTATAACAGGCTCACCTCCGACTCCTCCATCATCTTCTTTCTTGGCGGCGTCCAGACCACGGGGGATAGCTTGTATTTCCTGAGAGACCATTACTTCTATTTCAATTCCCACGTGCAGCTTCATCCGCGGGTGGGCCTCTCCTTCGGCTATCGCATCGAGAAGGATAACGGCCAGGGAGACCAGGTTGCGACTTCAACGAGCCAGCTGATTTCGTCTTATCCTCTTCAATTCCACTCGCCCGAGGTCCGGTTGACTGTTAAGCTTCATGAGCATCTGGATTGGAACGGCGGGTTTCAGCGGTTTGACTACAAGGAGAAATTCCTGAACAACCAGAACTACCGAGCGAATCTGCCTTACACTTCGCTTCGGCTCTACTTCTGAGCGATGTCAACGGCGCTCGGGGTAGAACTATTGAATTAACAAGGATTATGTTTATCGAATATCTCCGAGAGGCCCGCCGGTCGAAGCCATAACAGCGGCGGGGATCTCCTGAGATTTTAAAGTCTTGAATCGAGATCTTAACCAGCCACTCCGTGAAATTCTTCACATGACGTTAACGTCAGAAAGGATCATTTTTATGGTAAAGAAGCTCATTTTAGCATTTACGTTCTTACTTATTCTTGCAAGTCTATCTTTGGCCGCCAATCCCACCCCGGCACCGCTCAATGTTCCGACCTATAACTATACGGAGTCGAACGGCTGTCCGAGTTGCCACTTTACGTCGGGCGCGGGGGGCGATCACATGATGGAAGCGGTGGGCGTGACGATCGACAAGGCGAACACCGCCTTCACGTTGTCTGGAAGCGGTTGGCGTGCTTCCCGGCATGCTCAATCCAATCATGGATCCACTCAGAACACCTTCTGTGCAAAATGCCACTCTCCTATCCAGGCCACACCTCAAGCGACCTTTAACAATGGATTCATGGAGAACACCGCGTTGATAGCTGATGGCACGATGGAAGGTGTGACTTGCGCGGGATGCCACCCGCCTCATGGTACTGTTCCCCGGCTGGGGATCTATCATTACGGCCAGGACAAGACCAAGGCGGCATCTTACACATTGGTTGCCGAAGACGAACAAGACCTGTTGTGCCTTAACTGCCACGTCAATCGACACAACGAAAGCAATGTGGCCTTCAAGCGCATGTACGACGCCGGTGTGCAGTGCACCGATTGCCACATGGCTGTTTATGGTCAGATTGTAAATAGCACGGTGATGAAGCGCTTCCATGATTTCAAGGTCGCAGAGAACCTTCCGTATTCCTGCGGTGTCGACGGTGCGGTTTCAGGATTCCGTTGCCATCCCGGTTTCAGCACGGAAGCAACACTCGCTTTCCTGCCCTTCTTGAAGGAGCAGCACAGTGATTGGTGGCCACTGAATCCGAGTGCCGGCAAAAGGGCAGGTACGACGGCTGCAAGGACACTGACAACACCAGCGGATTACATGGACCTGTGGAAAGAGATCCAGAACCGGACCACCCGGGTATCGGTCGAAGCAAAACGAGTGGATCGAATCCCGGCTGCCCAGTAGCCCTGTTTGTTCGCTTGACGGCAGCACTCTGAATTCTGTTTATTTGGGCCGCGTAGGAATTGAGGGAAGGCGACCCTTCATCAGTTCTTTAGCGGCCTTTCTTCATTATATTATTGTGAATTTGTTCACAAATAAGAGAGTACGGTCGATCTCAAACTCAAACCTAGGAGGTAGTAAATGGACTCATCCAATAGAAGAAGTTTCGTCAAGAACGTGGGTGGAATCGCCATCGGTGCAGTCGCTGGATCCGGGGTCACGAGACTTATTTCGTCGGACGAAGCGCCGCTGGCTGTTCCGGCTTTGCCTTGGCCCTATGTGGAATTGGATCCGATTGCAGTAGCCGAGAGAGCGTATCTGGGCTATTCCAACGGTGGGTGCATGTACGGGGCATTCGAAGGCATTATCGGGGAGTTACGCACCAAGCTGGGAGCACCATTCGATACCTTTCCCACGACCATGATGAAATACGGCGGTGGGGGGGTCGCCGGCTGGGGTAGTCTTTGTGGAGCTCTGAATGGCATCGCCGCAGCCATTTATCTTCTCAAGGATTCAAAAACCGGAAACGATCTGATTAGCGAAATCTTCAATTGGTACGGAGTAGAGAAGCTCCCGAATTACAGACCCAAGACCCCAAAGTTCGAGATTGCCACCACGGTTTCGGAGTCCCAACTCTGTCATGTGTCCGTCACGAAGTGGGCTAATCACACGGGTTTCAAGACGGGCTCTCCCGAGCGAGCTGAAAGATGCGCCTGGCTGACTGCTTCTGTCGCCAAGCGGACAACAGAACTGTTGAATCAACAACTCTCCGGGACCTATCAGCGGACACACCTGACGCCTGCTAATGTTACTTTGTGTTTGCAGTGTCATGGACCCAGTGGCACGGTAGCCAATGTCCATATTACCGGGGGTCAAAGTAACTGTACCTCTTGTCATCATCGCCACTGGGCTGGAGGAGTCGAGTTCTGATTCCTGAGCTTGGTCGCGTTCGCTTATTCAGGGGCCAGGGAGCCTGAACACAGTCTTGGTATTAGAGTCAATCGTC includes:
- the gltA gene encoding NADPH-dependent glutamate synthase, which produces MAKKIGAKTKTPMKCQEPLERAHNFSEVALGYAEEEAVFEANRCIECKNMPCIAGCPVEIDIPAFVKAIAERRFEDAARILKSKNSLPAICGRVCPQEEQCELKCTLGARFEPVAIGRLERFVADWARAHMAEEIPTMRPSNGKKVAVVGSGPAGLTLAGDLIQLGYQVTIFEALHKAGGVLVYGIPEFRLPKAIVQKEIDYLIKMGVELQTSVVIGKSLTLTELMTEFGFDAVFIGTGAGLPSFMKIPGINLIGVYSANEYLTRSNLMKAYRFPEYDTPVIRGRHVAVVGGGNTAMDSIRTALRLGAENAYLVYRRSRAEMPARKEEVEHAEEEGVQFHMLTNPVEILGDEKGRVRSMRVQRMELGEPDESGRRKPIPLSGSEFELTVDTVVMAVGQGANPVLTSTAPDLKTNKWGNIVADPETGATNIPGVFAGGDIVSGGATVILAMGAGRKAARAIDQYLRERDLATAPQALETEESTVPN
- a CDS encoding OsmC family protein translates to MSVIVNHRDKYSFEAHTRNHLILSDQPTSSGGGDSAMTPNELFVSSLGLSMAVYIQHFFRARNLPGDRFSLHLDWEQEENPTRISKVSACIHLPPEVPERYREALRHAAESCPLEHTLRSALKIEVQIG
- a CDS encoding Glu/Leu/Phe/Val dehydrogenase, with amino-acid sequence MTQELTETLNAFEIAQKQFADAADILGLDEGVRKKLRTPERCLTVAIPTRMDDGRLEVFVGHRVQHNTTRGPAKGGIRFHPNVTLDEVKALASWMTWKCATVGIPYGGAKGGITCNPKEMSQGELERMTRRYASEISIIIGPEKDIPAPDVYTNAQTMAWIMDTYSMNKGYAVPGVVTGKPLALGGSLGRNEATAQGCVYIIEEAAKKLGIDLKTATAVIQGYGNAGSIAAYLLHDLGVKIIAVSDSRGGILNTQGFDPRKVLEFKNQTGSVVGFPGTEPISNEEILKLKCDILVPAALENCITLKNAAKINAKIVAEAANGPTTPGADEILFDRKIVVLPDILANAGGVTVSYFEWVQNVQELYWDIEDVNSRLKKIMTRSFNDVYAIHKDKKINMRKAAYVLAVGRVAEAFKLRGLFP
- a CDS encoding radical SAM protein; amino-acid sequence: MRLDLTLNNFRNQRVIIHAKHDSISICLNHFNNSLNFDREGRMISVFLNGHTFQRSEDNRYLVKWKTDKLGSPLTMRRSLEPKEIQEFFTNARETVREVLEALQLQKMKALIEQHIPVSEAKAVQEWMQRILSYTLDRYAERAKEFLQIYKPISILPPDQYRSLVVQGTEGCHYNQCSFCTFYKDREFRIKTPAEFRKHLKDVRNYYGESLRLRRTIFLGDANAIVTPQKTLLKFLDALNEEFDITPPGMEKEDRTLWKKAHPIHFNGIVSFMDCFSSKQKTVEEFKEMAARNLKRVYIGVETGSDPLLAFLNKPGRSEEIREAVEHVKKADLSVGLIIMVGIGGMKFNADHIEKTVKLLRSLPLNEHDLIYFSEFVQLPEMPYTRKATEERIRPLSPTQIKTQMTLMRQQLRANYPIPPAKLSVYDVRDFMY
- a CDS encoding DmsE family decaheme c-type cytochrome; amino-acid sequence: MTSSTSPLKAIKMTLISGLVLVGLVGAFSLSFSKSAKPDKGKTPQATSANYKAEDYVGAETCKTCHEEIYNNFQKTGHFKLTRYGNWTADNKGCEACHGPGKAHVDAGGDKTKIHTFEDQSAKQISETCLRCHAGKEEHNNFRRGEHWRNDVSCINCHAPHSATATAQKMLVQKEPMLCFSCHNEIKAQFAMPFRHKVIEGTMKCTDCHNPHGGFEQKQVRLATGGDAPCMKCHADKQGPFVFEHAPLREEGCTICHIPHGSNNAKLLKRNEVRILCLECHSNAGTVGAPDTPSFHNQATVRFQNCTTCHAKIHGSNLDRFYFR
- a CDS encoding NapC/NirT family cytochrome c, with the protein product MVKKLILAFTFLLILASLSLAANPTPAPLNVPTYNYTESNGCPSCHFTSGAGGDHMMEAVGVTIDKANTAFTLSGSGWRASRHAQSNHGSTQNTFCAKCHSPIQATPQATFNNGFMENTALIADGTMEGVTCAGCHPPHGTVPRLGIYHYGQDKTKAASYTLVAEDEQDLLCLNCHVNRHNESNVAFKRMYDAGVQCTDCHMAVYGQIVNSTVMKRFHDFKVAENLPYSCGVDGAVSGFRCHPGFSTEATLAFLPFLKEQHSDWWPLNPSAGKRAGTTAARTLTTPADYMDLWKEIQNRTTRVSVEAKRVDRIPAAQ
- a CDS encoding C-GCAxxG-C-C family protein, with protein sequence MDSSNRRSFVKNVGGIAIGAVAGSGVTRLISSDEAPLAVPALPWPYVELDPIAVAERAYLGYSNGGCMYGAFEGIIGELRTKLGAPFDTFPTTMMKYGGGGVAGWGSLCGALNGIAAAIYLLKDSKTGNDLISEIFNWYGVEKLPNYRPKTPKFEIATTVSESQLCHVSVTKWANHTGFKTGSPERAERCAWLTASVAKRTTELLNQQLSGTYQRTHLTPANVTLCLQCHGPSGTVANVHITGGQSNCTSCHHRHWAGGVEF